GTCCATATTTTTACCCTACCCCCAACACGTAAAGTAGCTGGTAGGCTCCATATCGCCAAGGAGAACCATTCTTAGGCTTCCATCTTTTAGCAGGTCGGTGTAAATAGTGGTCTCAGACAGCTTTCCTAGCTGAGTTTGAAACTGATAGAAATAAATCTTGTTGCCGAACTATCCCCGCGTGTGCGGGGAAAACGCCCGCAACTTTGCGGTCGGCGCCGTCCCAGAGGGACCATCCCCACGTGTGCGGGGAGAATGACTGGCACAGACGAATCTACGACCCCAACGACGGACCATCCCCGCGTGTGCGGGGAGAATACTAATTAACCAGCTGAAATGTTGGATCCGAGTGCTATTTTACATCACTTCACTCAACTCATTTGAGGATCCAGCTCAAGGAACCGTAGACGCGATGAAAGGAAACAAAGCCCCCAACATCATCCGGCAATAACTTGATGTAACAAGGCGGCACTACTCAACCTCAAACGAAGAAAACCTAGCGCCACTTCAACTAAAACAGAAACTCAGAAAGCCAGTTCCCTAAACAGCCTCAGCCCCAGCAAACGAAGCAGTATCGATAACAACACGGAACTGCACGTCGCCGGCAACAACGCGGTCGTATGCCGCATCTACCTCATCAACACCAACGGTTTCAATCATCGCACCGAGGCCGTGCTTCGCGCAGAAGTCGAGCATTTCCTGAGTTTCAGGGATGCCACCAATGTTGGATCCGGTCAGGACTTTTCCGCCGCCGATTAGTGCACCAAAGCTTAAATCTTGCTTCTCTGGTGGCAGCCCAACAACGGCCATGACACCTTGTGGTTTGAGGAGTCCCAGGTATTTATCCACTGGGATCGATGCGCTAATGGTGTTGAGGATGAAGTCGAATTCTCCGGCGTGTTCTTTGAAGAAATCTTCGTCGGAAGTCGCTAGCGTGCGAGCAGCGCCGAGCTCCTTGGCAAGTTCAGCCTTGCGCAGTGAACGGGACAGCACGGTGACCTCAGCGCCCTTGGCTGCAGCGATCTGGACACCCATGTGGCCAAGTCCGCCGAGGCCCATGACTGCTACTTTGTCGCCTTCTTTGACGTTCCAGCGGGCGATCGGGGAGTAGGTGGTGATGCCTGCACACAGCAGCGGCGCCGCGACATCGAAGTCGAGTTCTTCTGGGATGCTGCACAGGAATCGTTCGTTGACTACTACCTTTTCGGCGTAGCCACCTTGGGTGATGGTGCCGTCGACGTCGGTGGAGTTGTAGGTTCCGACGTTTCCGCGCAGGCAGTTGTTTTCAAACCCTGCGACGCACTGTTCGCATTCGCCACAGGAGTTAACTAGGCAGCCGACGCCAACGCGGTCGCCGACTTTCCATTTGGTGACATCGGATCCAACGGCAGACACGACACCTGCGATTTCGTGACCGACGGTGAGCGGGAAGTGGGCTTCGCCCCATTCGTTGCGGATGGTGTGGATATCGCTGTGGCAGATGCCGGCAGCTTTGATATCGATTACTACGTCGTCAGCGCGTGGGTCGCGTCGTTCAATGGTTTTGACCTCGAAAGGTGCTTCTGGACCGGACTTTTGTAGTGCTTTGACTGAAATACTCACTCACGCGATTCTACCGAAAAAGCACGCTTTTCGACGCCCCCTCCGCCAGCCCGGCCCAACCCGGGCAGGCTACAAGGCCCGCAGTAGGTAGTTGCCGTATCCGGATTTCTTTAATTCCTCGCCGAGTGCTGCTAATTCAGAACTGGTGATAAATCCTTCGCGGTAGGCTGCTACTTCTGGGGATCCGATGATATTGCCGGTTCGTTTTTGCAGCACCTCTACATAAGAGGAAGCTTCGGACATGGAATCGATCGTGCCGGTATCGAGCCAGACGTCACCGCGGTCGAGGCGTTGGACGGTCAGTGCGCCTTGTTGTAGGTAGGCGTCGTTGATGCTGGTGATTTCTAGTTCGCCGCGCTCAGAAGGTTCGATGTTTTTCGCGATTTCTACTACGCGGTTGTCGTAGAAGTAGAGGCCTACTACGGCGAAGTTGGATTTTGGTGCGGTGGGCTTTTCTTCAATAGATACCGCCTTATTAGCAGCATCAAATTCCACCACGCCATAACGCTCAGGATCGGACACCTCATAAGCAAAGACGATGCCACCGTCGGGGTTGGCGCATTGTTTGAGAGCGCGGCCAAGCTGGGCGCCGTCGAAGATGTTGTCGCCAAGCACGAGTGCTACGTCGTCGTCGCCGATGAATTCTTCGCCGATGATAAACGCCTGGGCTAGTCCGTCGGGTGAGGGCTGGACGGCGTAGCTTAAGGAAATTCCCCAGGAGGAGCCGTCGCCAAGCAAGCGTTTAAAAGAGTCACTGTCCTCAGGAGTGGTGATAATCAAAACATCATTGATGCCGGCTTGGATGAGCGTGGTCAAGGGGTAGTAGACCATGGGTTTGTCATAGATCGGCATCAGTTGCTTGGAGATGCCTTTGGTGATTGGGTAGAGCCGGGTACCGGAGCCACCTGCGAGGATTATGCCTTTCACTTTGAGAGCTCCTTGAGGTAGTCGTTGAGGCGGGTCTGCCAGGTTGGTGCGCTAAATCCAGTGGCTTCGATTTTGTTAAGTTCGAGCACGGAATTTAGTGGGCGTGGTGCGGCGTTTTTATCCGCGAAGTACTCCGCGGTGCTCACCCCGGTGACGCGGGAGGGGTCGGTAAATACCGCGCGGGCGATATCGGCCCAGCTCGCAGGCTGCCCTGAGTTGGTGAGGTTGTAGGTGCCGTACTCTGCGCCAGATTTCAACAGGTGCGCGATGCCTGCTGCGATGTCTTGAGTAAACGACAGTCTGCCGATTTGATCATCAACTACCGATGGTGCGATGCCACGTTCATCGAGGGATTTCATGGTGCGCACAAAATTGTTGCCATCGCCGATGACCCAGCTAGTGCGCACAATATAATGGCGTGGCGCAGTGGCGGCTGCGATATCTCCTGCTGCTTTTGTTTGGCCGTACACACCAAGCGGGGATAGTGGTGCAGTTTCATCGTAGGATTCGGCAGTGCCGTCAAAGACATAATCTGAAGACACGTGCACCAGCGTGAGGTTATTTTCGCGTGCGATGGCAGCTAGGTTTCCCACGGCGGTGGCGTTGATGGACCATGCGGTGGCGCGGTCTTCTTCTGACTGGTCAACGGCGGTGTAGGCGGCGGCGTTGATGATGGTGGAGTATTGCTTCCACGCGCGCGCATCGGTGAGGTCTGCGGTGATATCGAGTTCTGCGCGGGTGACAAATTCTGCGTCGGGGAACTGCGCGCGTAGCGCGGTTCCCAGTTGACCGCCTGCACCTACCACGAGGACCTTGCGGGCTGGGAGGGGGGTGGCGTCGATAAGCGTGGGATGTTTTTTGTCTTTGTCCGAAATTTCAGTGATCGGCAGTGGCCAGTCGATCATGTTGAGGTTGACGTTGGCGTACTCGGCGTCGGGCGACCAATGATCATTGACGAGGTAGGTGTACAGCGTGCCGTCCTCGAGCGCCTGGAATCCGTTTGCCACGCCGCGCGGGACATAAACACCGACGTCAGGGGTAATTTTTTGCTTTACGACGTTTCCGTATGTCTCAGACCCTTCCCGCAAGTCTACCCATGCGCCGAAGACCGCGCCGACCGCGACGGAGACGAATTTGTCCCAGGGTTCGGCGTGCATGCCGCGGGTGGTTCCGGCGGTGGCGTTGAAGCTCATGTTGTTTTGGACGGGGCCGAAATCAGGCAGACCGATGGTGGTCATTTTGGTGCGTTGCCAGTTTTCTTTGAACCAGCCGCGGTTGTCGCCGTGGACGGGGAAATCGAAAATCAGCAGGCCGTCGATGTCGGTTTCGCGCATGGTGAGTTCTTTGTTAAACATCGTTTACTGTCCCTGCTTCGCGTAGGTTGCTTCGACGGTGTCTTTCGCGCTACGCCACCAGGCTTCGTTTTCGCGGTACCAATTGATGGTTTGCTCCAGGCCTTGGCGCATGCCGGAATTAACGTCGGTGTATTTGGGTTCCCAGCCCAGTTCTGTGCGTAGTTTGGTGGAATCCATGGCGTAGCGCATGTCGTGGCCGGGGCGGTCAGCGACGTGTTCGTAGGCGTCTTTACCAAGGCCCATGAGTTCACAGATGAGTTCGATGACCTGTTTGTTGTTGACGTGGTCATTGTCGGCGCCGATGATGTAGGTTTCGCCGATTTTGCCCTTTTTTAAGATGAGGTGGACGGCGTCGTTGTGGTCATCGACGTGGATCCAGTCGCGGACCTGTTCGCCGGTGCCATAGAGTTTTGGTGTCAGTCCTGCCAGGATGTTGGTGATTTGGCGGGGGATGAACTTCTCGATGTGCTGGTAGGGGCCGTAATTGTTGGAGCAATTAGACATGGTTGCCTGGATTCCGAAGGAACGAATCCAGGCGTGGACGAGGTGATCAGAGCCTGCTTTGGTTGCTGAATATGGCGAGGATGGTTTGTAGGCGGTGGTTTCGGTGAAGCGGTTTGGATCATCGAGTTCTAGGTCGCCGAATACTTCATCGGTGGAGATGTGGTGGAAGCGTTTGTTGTGTTTGCGTACTGCTTCTAGCAGGGTATATGTGCCGATGAGGTTGGTGTGTACAAACGGGGAGGGGTCGTTGAGGGAGTTGTCGTTGTGGGATTCTGCGGCGAAGTGGACGGTGATGTCGTGGTCTTTGACCAGGGTGTCTACTAGTTCGGCATCGCAGATATCGCCTTGTACGAGGGTTACTTTGCTGTCGGGGAGGCCTTTGAGGTTGTCGGCGTTTCCGGCGTAGGTGAGTTTGTCCAGCACGGTGATGTGGGTGTATTCAGGGTGCTGCTCTACGGTTTGGCGGACGAAATTGGCGCCGATGAATCCAGCACCTCCGGTCACAAGCAAAGAAGTCATGCCGTCTACCTTAGTTCGTCCGGGCGAGCTGGCAGAGTTAGTAGCTGTTGTCGATGCGCCTATTCTGCAAACGACCAGGGTGCTCCGGCTGTTCATTAGGGAAACCAGCTGCAATAACCAGGGCAATTGCACGATCCTCACGACCACCGATACCGATTGCTTCCTTCACCTTTTCCTCATCCCAACCAGTGGTCGGGCTGGTGCTCAAACCCTCCGCCTGGGCGGCCAGAATTAGAAAAGCCGCAGCGAGGCTGGCATCCCTTAATGTTGCTTCGCGTGCCTGCTGAATGCTGCGGCCATTGATGAATCCCGCGACACGTTCAGCCCTTTCCGCACCAAGAATCTCTTCCAAATCCTCAGGTTCATTTTCCACGCGGGCAACCGCAATGAAAGTTACGGGCGCGGTGAGGAATTGTTTCTGATGGGAGGCCTCGTAAAGCTTCTGCTTCTGTGCCGGATCAGTAATTACAACAATTTCACGCTGCTGCGCATTGAACGCACTGGGTGCCTCGAGGGCAAGGTTAACGATTTTGTCGATCAGCTCAGGTGTAGGGGCTTCATCGGTGTATTTGCGGGTGGCGCGGCGGTTGGTAATCGCCTCGACGACTGAAAGTGACATTTTTATCCTTTTTATGTGTTGGAAACAGAGTCATGGTAGGTCGCCTTATTTGTCAGTGCAAGGGTTTTATTAGCTTTTGGAGATAGTTTCAGGCTGGTTGAAATAGTTGACATCTGTGCAGGTTGGGGGCTTTTGTTTCCGACTTGGGGTTATGTGAAGTGGGGTGCTGTGTGGCGTTTTAAGCGGTCGACTGTCTGCGGTGACCTATTGTCCTAGTTTTGGCGATTTGGGCGCTTAGAAGCGGTTTTAGAGGGGGTCGAATTTGTGACGATTGGGGCTATTTTGATTTCTGCTGGGTTGCTGTGGGCTTGCTGATCAACTTCTCGTTCCGACGGGGCCTCGCTCCCTCAAACGGGGACGAGTTTTCGCATAATACCTCGTGATTAGCGCAAATTTTCGATTAAAAATGGCCTTTTCCCTCTGGCTGGGGACGGATTTTCGCAACTTCAGGCAGTCACGTGTCGAGCGGGACATGGATGACTCAATGGGTAAGGGGATTGTGGTGCCTGTCGGATGGCGATGGTTAGGATTCACCATTTTTAGGATGCCACCTCGAAAAAATGGTGAATCGGCACGCTTTTAACCCCTCGAAAGTGTGCCAATTCAACATATTCTGCGCCCAACCTTCAAAAAATGGTGAATCCTAACAGGCTCAGGGGGATTACAAGGCGTGACTCATACCGGGGGTATGTCATGGGGCGTTATTAAGGGTAACCTTGCCTTAATTATTTGGATTGCAGTAATTTAAGGGAATGCATTTTTGTCTCCTGCCTCTGGCCAGACCTGCCAAAGTTGTGGTCCCACTCCTCGGCGCCGCACTCCTTCTAAGCTCCTGCTCTTCAACATCTTCCGATGAATCAATCCAACCTGAAGTTGCCAGCACTGGATATTCAGTGGAGCACGCAATGGGCACCGCCGAAATCCCTGAAACCCCAACGCGTGTGGTCGTCATTGATTCCCCACACCTCGACGCACTTTTGGCGTTGGGGATTACCCCGGTGGGAGCCACGGAATCGGGATCTGAAAATGGTTTCCCTGCCTACTTGGCTGACGAGCTAAAAGACACTGAATCTGTTGGGCTGACATCTGAGCCAAATTTGGAAAAGATCGCAGCTCTAGATCCAGATTTGATCATCGGTGCCAAAGTCCGGCACGAGGCTATTTATGATCAACTTTCAGACATCGCGCCAACCGTGATGTCCGAAGGTTCCGGCACAAACTGGAATGAACAGGCTGAAATTACTGCGGCGGCCGTAAACAAATCTGATGAGATGGACAAACTAATCGCAGATTTGGACACCCGCGCGAAGGATCTCGGGGAAGAGATCGGGGCGGAAGGACAGACTGCATCGATGGTTCGATTCCGTCCCGATAATTTCAGGCTCTATGGTCCTGAGACATTCTCCGGATCAGTCCTGGAGCAAGTTGGCTTTGAACTGGGGGAACGTGATTGGAATGAGTACTCGATGATGGAGCTCTCGCCGGAAAACTTTGGGCAGATCGATGGTGACCTTATTTTCTACACCATCCCAGGATCTCCTGAAGCAACTACTTATCCGCAGGTGTCAGAGCTATGGGTAGATTCGCCAGCAGTTCAGCAAGGTAAAACTTACGAGTTTGAGGATGAAACCTGGATGGTCGGCATTGGTGTTTTAGGTGCCAATGAAATCTTGGATGATCTGGAAGAGACTTTGAGCTAGCTTCTTTTCGGAACTGATGTGCCCCTTGTTGTTGCCCCTCTACGTATTAGGGGAGTGCCGATGACAAGGGGTTTCATTTTGGCGCTGCTGAATTGCGTGTGAAATTTTTGAGGCTAGTGATCGGTTTCAAAGCCACAAATACTTCGTGTTTCATTTGGTTAAGGACTAGTCAGGCTCCGTGTGCACGCCAACTCTGGAAACCCCATTAAAAGCCGACCTGACTCACAATGATGGCCGCAAAGCTATTTGAAAGTGATCTGATTTACCTGTAGCAAACTTGACTGGGGTGGGTTAAATTGGCATTTGAGCTTGCATCAATGGGGATATGTGGGGTGGGTAGTGGGACTTGGGGATTCACATGAGATGGCTAATTGGAAAAAGTCTGTTGCCCATCTTGATGGGGATCAGTGTGAGATTCGGTGGGGATGGATGACTGTTCTGGAAGAACAGCGTTTCCTGGAACTCGAGGAAGCTGATGAAGATGCGTTTATTGAGTTTTCTGTGTTAATTGAATCGGCTTGTTTAGGAATTTTAAATCCGGATCAAACTCGAATTAATTTTCCGTTGAATAAGAACTACAGCAGAAAATGGAGTTTCGACGAAGTTCCCTGGATTGGGGAATGGAAGGTGGATTCATTTAAACGCCGTGGTGGGTGCTATCGGATTTACTTTACGGATGTATTGGACGGCCATGATGGAGTATTTTTTCCAATGATCGGATTGCTTTTCCGCGAGTATCCGCAAAAGAACTTGAAGTTTGAAGCCCAATCAGCAGATATTGATCGTGCGATTACCTTGGCCATGAAACATCAGCGTGAGCATCACTGTGTCCTGCGAACTATGTGGTTGCGGTGACTTATCAGGGTAAAATTTTTTGCTTTCAACTCAAGTGTAAAGGCTATAGGATGAAGAATAAATATGCGTCACATGCATAAGGGAGTTGGAGTATGGTTAAAAAAAGTTCACTTCGATTGGGGATAGATCTCGGGAAATCTCACGTCATGTGGATTTCTCAGCTGGTGTGTTTGCGGAAACAAAAGGGGCTTTCTCAAGCAGATGTAGCTAAGAAAATCGATGTTGATCAATCGACGATTAGCAGGTTGGAAAATCAAAATAGTGGTGAGAGAAATGTCCAAACAAGACTCTTAGAAAAATATGCGCGAGCAATTGGTGCATATGTAGGACATGTAGTGATAGATGCAGAAGCTGGTGATTCTTATCAGCGGTTGCAACAGGAATTGGAGGAACACACCCGCGCTCTGATTACGCAATCAACAAAGCGGAGTGATGCCAAGACCGTCTACCAGGTCACAGATATTATGAGTCACAACAGTGCGGTCTATTCGAATTCTCTTGTCGCTACCCGAGATACCAGAATACGGTGGATTGAAACTAGCAATACAGAAAAGCAGGGAAACAATGGGTTTACACTCTCCAGATGAGCTTCAAAAAGAAGCTAAAGAGTTTGTCTGTCAGTGGGACAAGGTTAGTTTTAAAAGGTTTGTAAAAGATGACGAAGCACTGAAGAAAAACTCTCAGGTCGAGATAGATGCTGTCTATTCCGTATCTGAAACCGTATTTCTTTTTAAGCTTGATGTGAACATCACAAGACCTACGTCTTTAGAGGAGTTCACTCTGCTGGTGGGCTATGAATATGAAAAAGAGATTTCTCCAAGTCATCAGGAGAGTATTGACCTGGTCGTGGAAAAACTCGGGCCGATAGCTTTTGAGATCTTGAACCAAGAGGTTGTTCGTCTGGGCGCTTACAGTATGGAGTCACCTGCACGAATTAGTATCCGCGATCAGGCTAACTTTTGGGAATATTTCTGTAATCAACCAGAAGAAGAAATTTCAATGAGGTCTCGTGCTTTGAATTAGTTAGGGGACCGCCCCAAACACCCCAAACTACCCCGCAGCCAAAACCCGTTTCTTCCGATCTCCACCAACAAACGCACCCATGTGCACCAGCAACCCGCAGAGTGGTCCAACAATAAGCGCTAGTCCTGCGGCAACGCCTAGATCAAATGGTCCGAGTAGGAATCCGACGGCAACGATTGTGGCAATCACCCATCCGGCGAGGTAGATTCCGTGGCGTTCAAAGGCGATCGCTGCGCAGCCGGACACCATCAAGGAAGCGGTGGTGGTGGCGCCTAAAGTGAGCATGGCGAGTAGCCAGCCGGGGACTGCGAAGAGTTCCTTTTGGAGTACAACGTCGAGGATCCAAGGACCCACCAACCAGGCAAGGCCAGCACCAACGATGCCGACAGCCCATACAATCGCCAAAGGTCCCGCCAGGGTTTTCAATGGGCCTGAGGCGCCTTTGACAAAACGAACGATGATCGCCGATTGGAATTGTTGCAGCGGAACCA
Above is a genomic segment from Corynebacterium suranareeae containing:
- a CDS encoding sugar nucleotide-binding protein, with the translated sequence MFNKELTMRETDIDGLLIFDFPVHGDNRGWFKENWQRTKMTTIGLPDFGPVQNNMSFNATAGTTRGMHAEPWDKFVSVAVGAVFGAWVDLREGSETYGNVVKQKITPDVGVYVPRGVANGFQALEDGTLYTYLVNDHWSPDAEYANVNLNMIDWPLPITEISDKDKKHPTLIDATPLPARKVLVVGAGGQLGTALRAQFPDAEFVTRAELDITADLTDARAWKQYSTIINAAAYTAVDQSEEDRATAWSINATAVGNLAAIARENNLTLVHVSSDYVFDGTAESYDETAPLSPLGVYGQTKAAGDIAAATAPRHYIVRTSWVIGDGNNFVRTMKSLDERGIAPSVVDDQIGRLSFTQDIAAGIAHLLKSGAEYGTYNLTNSGQPASWADIARAVFTDPSRVTGVSTAEYFADKNAAPRPLNSVLELNKIEATGFSAPTWQTRLNDYLKELSK
- the rfbA gene encoding glucose-1-phosphate thymidylyltransferase RfbA codes for the protein MKGIILAGGSGTRLYPITKGISKQLMPIYDKPMVYYPLTTLIQAGINDVLIITTPEDSDSFKRLLGDGSSWGISLSYAVQPSPDGLAQAFIIGEEFIGDDDVALVLGDNIFDGAQLGRALKQCANPDGGIVFAYEVSDPERYGVVEFDAANKAVSIEEKPTAPKSNFAVVGLYFYDNRVVEIAKNIEPSERGELEITSINDAYLQQGALTVQRLDRGDVWLDTGTIDSMSEASSYVEVLQKRTGNIIGSPEVAAYREGFITSSELAALGEELKKSGYGNYLLRAL
- a CDS encoding nitroreductase family protein encodes the protein MSLSVVEAITNRRATRKYTDEAPTPELIDKIVNLALEAPSAFNAQQREIVVITDPAQKQKLYEASHQKQFLTAPVTFIAVARVENEPEDLEEILGAERAERVAGFINGRSIQQAREATLRDASLAAAFLILAAQAEGLSTSPTTGWDEEKVKEAIGIGGREDRAIALVIAAGFPNEQPEHPGRLQNRRIDNSY
- the rfbB gene encoding dTDP-glucose 4,6-dehydratase, translating into MTSLLVTGGAGFIGANFVRQTVEQHPEYTHITVLDKLTYAGNADNLKGLPDSKVTLVQGDICDAELVDTLVKDHDITVHFAAESHNDNSLNDPSPFVHTNLIGTYTLLEAVRKHNKRFHHISTDEVFGDLELDDPNRFTETTAYKPSSPYSATKAGSDHLVHAWIRSFGIQATMSNCSNNYGPYQHIEKFIPRQITNILAGLTPKLYGTGEQVRDWIHVDDHNDAVHLILKKGKIGETYIIGADNDHVNNKQVIELICELMGLGKDAYEHVADRPGHDMRYAMDSTKLRTELGWEPKYTDVNSGMRQGLEQTINWYRENEAWWRSAKDTVEATYAKQGQ
- a CDS encoding helix-turn-helix domain-containing protein, whose amino-acid sequence is MVKKSSLRLGIDLGKSHVMWISQLVCLRKQKGLSQADVAKKIDVDQSTISRLENQNSGERNVQTRLLEKYARAIGAYVGHVVIDAEAGDSYQRLQQELEEHTRALITQSTKRSDAKTVYQVTDIMSHNSAVYSNSLVATRDTRIRWIETSNTEKQGNNGFTLSR
- a CDS encoding ABC transporter substrate-binding protein — its product is MHFCLLPLARPAKVVVPLLGAALLLSSCSSTSSDESIQPEVASTGYSVEHAMGTAEIPETPTRVVVIDSPHLDALLALGITPVGATESGSENGFPAYLADELKDTESVGLTSEPNLEKIAALDPDLIIGAKVRHEAIYDQLSDIAPTVMSEGSGTNWNEQAEITAAAVNKSDEMDKLIADLDTRAKDLGEEIGAEGQTASMVRFRPDNFRLYGPETFSGSVLEQVGFELGERDWNEYSMMELSPENFGQIDGDLIFYTIPGSPEATTYPQVSELWVDSPAVQQGKTYEFEDETWMVGIGVLGANEILDDLEETLS
- the fudC gene encoding furfural detoxificationalcohol dehydrogenase FudC; its protein translation is MSISVKALQKSGPEAPFEVKTIERRDPRADDVVIDIKAAGICHSDIHTIRNEWGEAHFPLTVGHEIAGVVSAVGSDVTKWKVGDRVGVGCLVNSCGECEQCVAGFENNCLRGNVGTYNSTDVDGTITQGGYAEKVVVNERFLCSIPEELDFDVAAPLLCAGITTYSPIARWNVKEGDKVAVMGLGGLGHMGVQIAAAKGAEVTVLSRSLRKAELAKELGAARTLATSDEDFFKEHAGEFDFILNTISASIPVDKYLGLLKPQGVMAVVGLPPEKQDLSFGALIGGGKVLTGSNIGGIPETQEMLDFCAKHGLGAMIETVGVDEVDAAYDRVVAGDVQFRVVIDTASFAGAEAV